In Bacillus marinisedimentorum, the genomic stretch AAGCTTTCGGCAAGGTCCATGGGGTGTGCCTATTGAAACGAAACAAATCGCTCATCAGAAAAAGCCGGGAGAGGTATAATGAAAATAGCAGATGTATAGAGGGGAGACGATTTCCGGCATGTGCCTGATCAATTTTGCTTATCAAAGAGAAGGAAAATATAAATTGGTGCTGGCCGCTAACCGTGATGAATTTTACGGACGGCCAACGGAATCCGCCAGTTTCTGGGAAGATCATCCTGAAATTCTTGCGGGGCGAGATCTTGAACAGATGGGTACCTGGATGGGGGTTACAAAAAGCGGCCGGTTCGCCGCACTTACGAATTATCGCAATCCTGCCGAAAAACAGGCAGGGAAAGCTTCACGCGGTAATATCGTGAAAGACTTTTTGGCCGGCAGTGATGCGCCCGGGGACTTTCTTGAAGCACTCCATAAGAAAAAGGATGATTATCAAGGATTTAACATTATCGTTGGAACGGTTAATGACCTTTTTTATTACTCGAACTATGATCCGGTCATCCGAAAACTCGACCCGGGGATCTACAGCCTCAGCAATGCCCTGCTGGATACCCCATGGCCGAAGACAGTCCGCGGGAAGGCGGGCATTTCAGCATGCACTGGAAACGATGCAGAAGATACGATGCATGAATGCTTATTTAAAGTGCTGGGGGATGAAGAGCGTGCAAACGATGCGGATTTGCCGGATACCGGTGTTCCGCTGGAGTGGGAGCGGTCGCTGTCCCCTGTTTTTATTAAAAGGCCGGAGTACGGGACAAGGGCGTCAACGATAATGACGGTTGACAGTAATAACGGGATTATGTTCATTGAACGGACATTTGAAGAAGGTGAATTCAAGCTTGAAAAACGCTTTTTCTTTACGGCAGGTCAGGAAGAGTGAGCTGTGAGGTTGGCTGAAGCATAACAGACCCTG encodes the following:
- a CDS encoding NRDE family protein; its protein translation is MYRGETISGMCLINFAYQREGKYKLVLAANRDEFYGRPTESASFWEDHPEILAGRDLEQMGTWMGVTKSGRFAALTNYRNPAEKQAGKASRGNIVKDFLAGSDAPGDFLEALHKKKDDYQGFNIIVGTVNDLFYYSNYDPVIRKLDPGIYSLSNALLDTPWPKTVRGKAGISACTGNDAEDTMHECLFKVLGDEERANDADLPDTGVPLEWERSLSPVFIKRPEYGTRASTIMTVDSNNGIMFIERTFEEGEFKLEKRFFFTAGQEE